In Rhinatrema bivittatum chromosome 11, aRhiBiv1.1, whole genome shotgun sequence, a single window of DNA contains:
- the LOC115073363 gene encoding elongation factor 1-alpha, oocyte form isoform X2: MGKEKIHINIVVIGHVDSGKSTTTGHLIYKCGGIDKRTIEKFEKEAAEMGKGSFKYAWVLDKLKAERERGITIDISLWKFETSKYYITIIDAPGHRDFIKNMITGTSQADCAVLIVAGGVGEFEAGISKSGQTREHALLAYTLGVKQLIVGVNKMDSTEPPYSPKRYQEITKEVSAYIKKIGYNPAAVAFVPVSGWHGDNMLEPSANMPWFKGWKIDRKEGNVTGVTLLEALDSIIPPTRPTDKPLRLPLQDVYKIGGIGTVPVGRVETGIMKPGMVVTFAPCNLTTEVKSVEMHHEALQEALPGDNIGFNVKNVSVKDIRRGNVAGDSKNDPPMEAGSFTAQVIILNHPGQISAGYAPVLDCHTAHISCKFAELKEKIDRRSGKKLEDNPKAVKSGDAAIIVMIPGKPMCVESFSRYPPLE; encoded by the exons ATGGGGAAAGAAAAAATTCACATCAATATTGTGGTCATTGGACACGTTGATTCCGGGAAATCCACCACTACAGGGCACCTGATCTACAAATGTGGTGGTATCGACAAGAGAACTATCGAGAAATTTGAGAAAGAGGCAGCTGAG ATGGGTAAAGGCTCTTTTAAATATGCCTGGGTACTGGATAAACTGAAGGCAGAACGGGAACGTGGCATCACCATTGATATCTCACTCTGGAAGTTTGAGACCAGCAAATATTACATCACCATCATCGATGCCCCTGGACATAGGGACTTCATCAAGAACATGATCACTGGCACCTCCCAG GCTGACTGTGCTGTGCTCATTGTTGCTGGTGGTGTGGGTGAGTTTGAAGCTGGCATCTCTAAAAGTGGACAGACCCGTGAGCATGCACTGCTAGCATACACTCTGGGTGTGAAACAGCTCATCGTTGGTGTGAATAAGATGGACTCCACTGAGCCACCATACAGCCCGAAACGCTACCAAGAGATCACCAAAGAAGTGAGCGCATATATCAAGAAGATCGGTTACAATCCCGCAGCAGTGGCTtttgttcctgtctctggctgGCATGGAGATAACATGCTGGAGCCCAGTGCTAAT ATGCCCTGGTTTAAAGGCTGGAAGATTGATAGGAAGGAGGGTAACGTCACTGGAGTTACTCTACTGGAAGCTCTGGATTCTATCATCCCCCCAACACGTCCTACAGATAAACCTCTCCGTCTGCCCCTGCAAGATGTCTATAAAATTGGAG GTATTGGTACTGTTCCAGTGGGCCGTGTTGAAACTGGTATCATGAAGCCAGGAATGGTGGTGACTTTTGCTCCCTGTAACCTCACAACTGAAGTGAAATCGGTAGAAATGCACCATGAAGCCCTTCAGGAAGCACTGCCAGGAGACAACATTGGCTTCAATGTGAAGAATGTGTCTGTGAAGGACATCAGACGTGGCAATGTGGCAGGAGACAGCAAAAATGACCCACCCATGGAGGCTGGCAGCTTCACAGCAcag GTCATAATTCTGAACCACCCAGGTCAGATCAGTGCTGGATATGCTCCTGTACTAGACTGTCACACTGCCCATATTTCCTGCAAGTTTGCTGAACTGAAGGAGAAGATTGACCGCCGCTCAGGAAAGAAGCTGGAGGACAATCCCAAAGCTGTAAAATCTGGAGATGCTGCTATTATTGTGATGATTCCTGGAAAGCCCATGTGTGTAGAGAGCTTCTCGCGCTACCCACCTCTTG AATAG
- the LOC115073363 gene encoding elongation factor 1-alpha, oocyte form isoform X1 gives MGKEKIHINIVVIGHVDSGKSTTTGHLIYKCGGIDKRTIEKFEKEAAEMGKGSFKYAWVLDKLKAERERGITIDISLWKFETSKYYITIIDAPGHRDFIKNMITGTSQADCAVLIVAGGVGEFEAGISKSGQTREHALLAYTLGVKQLIVGVNKMDSTEPPYSPKRYQEITKEVSAYIKKIGYNPAAVAFVPVSGWHGDNMLEPSANMPWFKGWKIDRKEGNVTGVTLLEALDSIIPPTRPTDKPLRLPLQDVYKIGGIGTVPVGRVETGIMKPGMVVTFAPCNLTTEVKSVEMHHEALQEALPGDNIGFNVKNVSVKDIRRGNVAGDSKNDPPMEAGSFTAQVIILNHPGQISAGYAPVLDCHTAHISCKFAELKEKIDRRSGKKLEDNPKAVKSGDAAIIVMIPGKPMCVESFSRYPPLGRFAVRDMRQTVAVGVIKAVDKKAGGTAKVTKSAIKASKK, from the exons ATGGGGAAAGAAAAAATTCACATCAATATTGTGGTCATTGGACACGTTGATTCCGGGAAATCCACCACTACAGGGCACCTGATCTACAAATGTGGTGGTATCGACAAGAGAACTATCGAGAAATTTGAGAAAGAGGCAGCTGAG ATGGGTAAAGGCTCTTTTAAATATGCCTGGGTACTGGATAAACTGAAGGCAGAACGGGAACGTGGCATCACCATTGATATCTCACTCTGGAAGTTTGAGACCAGCAAATATTACATCACCATCATCGATGCCCCTGGACATAGGGACTTCATCAAGAACATGATCACTGGCACCTCCCAG GCTGACTGTGCTGTGCTCATTGTTGCTGGTGGTGTGGGTGAGTTTGAAGCTGGCATCTCTAAAAGTGGACAGACCCGTGAGCATGCACTGCTAGCATACACTCTGGGTGTGAAACAGCTCATCGTTGGTGTGAATAAGATGGACTCCACTGAGCCACCATACAGCCCGAAACGCTACCAAGAGATCACCAAAGAAGTGAGCGCATATATCAAGAAGATCGGTTACAATCCCGCAGCAGTGGCTtttgttcctgtctctggctgGCATGGAGATAACATGCTGGAGCCCAGTGCTAAT ATGCCCTGGTTTAAAGGCTGGAAGATTGATAGGAAGGAGGGTAACGTCACTGGAGTTACTCTACTGGAAGCTCTGGATTCTATCATCCCCCCAACACGTCCTACAGATAAACCTCTCCGTCTGCCCCTGCAAGATGTCTATAAAATTGGAG GTATTGGTACTGTTCCAGTGGGCCGTGTTGAAACTGGTATCATGAAGCCAGGAATGGTGGTGACTTTTGCTCCCTGTAACCTCACAACTGAAGTGAAATCGGTAGAAATGCACCATGAAGCCCTTCAGGAAGCACTGCCAGGAGACAACATTGGCTTCAATGTGAAGAATGTGTCTGTGAAGGACATCAGACGTGGCAATGTGGCAGGAGACAGCAAAAATGACCCACCCATGGAGGCTGGCAGCTTCACAGCAcag GTCATAATTCTGAACCACCCAGGTCAGATCAGTGCTGGATATGCTCCTGTACTAGACTGTCACACTGCCCATATTTCCTGCAAGTTTGCTGAACTGAAGGAGAAGATTGACCGCCGCTCAGGAAAGAAGCTGGAGGACAATCCCAAAGCTGTAAAATCTGGAGATGCTGCTATTATTGTGATGATTCCTGGAAAGCCCATGTGTGTAGAGAGCTTCTCGCGCTACCCACCTCTTG GACGCTTTGCTGTTCGTGATATGAGGCAGACAGTTGCTGTAGGAGTTATCAAGGCTGTGGATAAGAAGGCTGGTGGTACTGCTAAAGTTACTAAATCTGCCATCAAGGCTAGCAAAAAATAA